A stretch of DNA from Pagrus major chromosome 22, Pma_NU_1.0:
CATGCATCTACCATATATCATGTATAGTTTAGCCTGCACAAAGCATCTGTGACAAACAGCTTGAGTGGAAAACAGTCATAAATAAGACGTGACATTTAAGTGTGACCCTCAAAgcagtctcacagcctgagttGACCCGGAGGCTGCTGCCTTTCAAGATGTTAATAACCGCGCTGACCTTCACCTGCCCTCACACAAAGCTGAACTGCCCTTAcctttctgcaaaacacagacacacacgggaTAACGATAAACACGGGATAAAGCTTTTGTTTAACAGTGGTCACGTCTCAAAGGGTTCCCTCGACTCCTCCTGAGCTCTCTAAACAAGTCAGGGCTTTAGGAGGCCTGTCTACACTTAAAGGATCATTGTTCGTATTTTGGTAATCGTGTACATCATTTCTGTTATTCGTGATAGTATTACACTTTGGGAACATGGCAGTATCACTGATGGGATAAGCAACTTGAGCAGTCAGACAATCAGACATGTTGTAAACAAGCCAATTCTGACCCACGTCATCTGGAGGTCAAATGGAAAATGATGTGGGTAATAAGCCCTTATTGCTCAGGAAAACAGTGTGCATGGACAACTATAGGTGTATAAATACTCTGAGTATCGCTAGTGAAGGTTGAGCAAGGGAGTTGTTGTAAACTGTAATGCATGTTTGGGTGATAATTGTATCATTTGATGGTCTaactgcttgtgttttctctttgttgacCTGTTTTTAGCCTCATTTCCTGATATCAGCAATTAATCCAGTAAATGCAATGTTATTATTACTAATGGGAAAAGTGGCccaaactacaaaaataaactgACGCTGTGTTGAAGTGTGCTCCCCCCTTCGATAGTGCCTCCCTTCCCTGCAGAAAGGGGATGTTTGGGGCTAAAGGATAAGTTgacccaaaactgaaaattcactCATTGTCTACTCACCCGAATGCCGttggaaagtcgggtgaagtttttgtagtccacaaaacatttctggagcttcacagcaaaacagtgttgcagcattctcctgaacaactgaagtagatggggccttcactggagctgctaagctaaaatcGTTAGCACGCACCACCTCTGAAGTACAAGCTGCACAATTGAACCGtgtgtcgagggtgtaaataaagtctttatggatgaatttgggatctctggacCTCTGGATACTTGGAATACGCCGGATGAGCTGTGCACACTGGGTTTTTAGAGGTTTTTCACTAAAACTGCTGCCTGTTGCATCTGTAAACAACGCTGATGGAAGCGGTAAGAGCGAACCAGAGCAATTAAAAAGATGAGAGATGCTACAAAGCTCCACTGTGTATGTAAAAACAttgattagagcagctttaaatcaTTATTTACGTTTGAAATCCCTCTTAAGAACGGCAGTGGATCAAGCTTCCCAAACCTTCATGGCTGGCCCCAGGTGATCCCTGAGTCAAAGTTCACCACGGGTCCAAGTGTCAAGGGTGTCCGATGACAAAAcaccagctcctctctgtgACCTCTCCATACGAGGTCATCCGGCCGAGACGAAGGATGTCCTGCTTTAACCCGCCTCAACAGCCGGTTCAAACAGAACCCTGACACGTGACATCATGATGGACGGCGCACTGACTAATGGCAAACAGATTGCTGATGTATtggggtgagtgtgtgttttttattgtctcGCTCATCTATGACTCACCCACCCTGTCCTGAACAAATGCAGCGCAGAGCTGTCACGTCCAACTCCGTGTTTATGTGCACAAAGAAGCCTCTGTGTCCGCGTAATTTTCTCAAGCCGAGGCGGCTTTCATCGTTACACCTATTCGGACGAATTGTCAGCGATGATGTGCACACCCCATTGTTGTGATAAACCTTCACACAGCTACTGTTTATTCTCAATCAGTGAGTGTGATTCAATCACTCTCCCGTGTCTCTATAGCCCTTTGGAAGAAGGCACAATCAGACACAGCTATCAGTCACAGCATGGCACTGCCAAACCCCATCAGCAGTCATGTGGATTGCATTAGAATTGGTCGACCTGGAGCACAGCTGGAGGCCAGAGGTTACTTATCATATCTTTGGCCGGAGAGATGGTTCAGGAAAAGTACCTGGAGTGGGGAGCTGGATTACTCAGGCTTCCCTGCGGAGAACAGTGCTCACTCTTAAAAACTCTTCCCCTGAGTGTAAAGCTCAGGACTATCAGTCCTGGTGAGTGATTGGTTGTTCTAAAAATATACGTAACACAGACGATATGATTTGCACTTAATTTATTTGCATCACATCACTCCGACATGtaaaaaagacacacaggtTAGAGAAGGAGATAAGTGACAGTGATACAAAATGTTCGTGGAGTACATTAATGCTTTAAAATCCATGTCTCATCTTATATTTCATATACTCAGACATGACAAATAACCTGTTTTAACAAACAGAGTCCTATATACATTAAGCTCACTTCCACAAGAAGCATAGTAGAGCCATGCTCACATGTACATATCCAGTGAGTGGAAAATGTGACACCACAGGCACGAGGCTGTGTATTACTTTACACTTACATTCAAGCAGAGGCCGTTTAGCGTCCTCTAACTCTGTACACACCGGGCTATTGAGGAGATAAGGAGTGTATTGAGCATATAAACAAAGAGGTGTGAATGAAAGAGGGCCGGGCtgttggaggtggtggtggtgggaggaTCGGCAGGGTGGAAGTTAAGACTCCTGCAGTGCTTGCTTTCACAGATGCAGATTGATGGGCGAGAGGGACAAAGAGCTAAAGGTTTGCTAAAGAGGATTATTGTCAAACAAGTTCCTGCTCCAGTCTGAGAATTAAGGCAAAGGGAAATACGCTTGTTGTCCCAAACTACAGTGGACACTGCTCGGTAAAAGACAAATTATGAGTAAATACCATGGATGGTAAGGTTGTCAGTTGGTTTACCTGTAGACCAGATAATAATCAAGACAAACCAGCCAGGGGAGCTTTCGCACACAGGTGAGGGAAGAAGAATGTGGCACCTCGCGCCGCAACCTGAACTTGCAGCTGCCGCATATAAATAGGATGCAGCAGCCAGACAGCGAGAGCACAACAGAGAAGTGGCTAACGCCCATGTGCTCGATCGCAGCCCCGACACTTTCTGTCTCTCGCCTGCATTAAAGGCTGCAGCTGGTCGCAGAGCACACCATGCAAATTCACAGCATTTACATGACGGCGtgtcctttttctctctgcGGCTGTGAGAAAAGATCAAGTCAGCTCGatatgtttttcctcctttaaaGTCTCAGTTCACTCGGTTCACTGCCCCCTTTGATGCATACACATGAAAGCATACACATAAGTTGATTTTACATGTGagatatgttttttcttttttcttagtAACACATTTGAATATAAAGCAACAACACTGCCGCCCTGAATCTGTCTGCTGGCTGAGAATGTCCCAGAATCCACAGATGTTAGTTCCCAATGCTCACTGTGCTTATATCTGGTTTTCCCTCGCACCATTTGGCATCCCAGCATAAAATATGCCAAACACTTATTAGGGAAGGATGCTAAACTGCCACAGATAGGATCTGTGACTTCAAGctaatgtaaataaattaaagagtTTTGTCCACAGTCTCATGAGTTCAGATGAAGCAGAAGAACTTCTTCCAGCTACACCTGGAGAAAGCTTTCGTGCGCCTGTCCGAAAACCTCCTCTTCTTGCTCTTGCGGGCTTTGTTCTTAATGGCGGCGAAGATGGCCGCGTCGAACGCCTCCTTCAAGTTCTTTTGCGTGAGCGACGAGCACTCAATGTAGTCCGCGGCCCTGATCTTCTCCGCCATGCTCCGAGCACGGGAGCTCAGGACGGGCTTGACGTTAGATCGGTCCAGGTTGATGAGGACGTTCACGTCCAGCAAGAGGTCCGACTGAGTCCCGACGAGCACGATGGGCGCGGACGGGTTGTGGGCCCGGATGTCTGACACCCACTTCTTGGTGATGTTGTGAAATGAGTCGGGGTTGACCATGCTGAAGCACAGGAGAAAGACGTCCGTGTGGGCGTAGGACAGAGCTCTGAATTCATCAAACTCCTCCTGaagggaacaaaaaaaaaagaccggAAGCAAAATTTAGTGTCAATCAAAGTAAGTACAGGCATGACAGAGGAGTGAGCGGACAGACTGAGTCACTTAGGTGTTAGGAAATGATCACCCATTAACATTCAGGGTGAAACTCTGTTACTGAGTCACATATTGGATGAAGCAAGGATGTGGCGTTTGTACTTTCACAGTTCATCTATCATGACAcaaaaatttgatttgatttcccAGTTCATAATTCCTTGAGACAGTGAACATAAGATTGGGGCTGCAACAGTTAATCGATTAGTTATCATTTGTTAAGTTAATCACCAAATatttttgataatcgattaattaaaaaaagtcaaaatttctCAGGTTTAAgcttcttaaaggtgcattatgtagttttggggaggaacattttaatcagaaagtgtgttaatgcctaaacaaactctctctgtcttcatgactggataaacaagctgaccttaaaaggacaacacagttttgcactgtttcattttgtttatatgtggcggaccctgccacctttctaccttcaaacagccttctggggaccttattttcctctgagaacagcttgtttattcagttatagaaaaaataaaaatgtctgagtttgtattattacctcattaatattgtaaatattgaaattctgagtttgaatttctcctccaacactacatagtgctcctttaagtgtgagtatttcctggtttccTTTCTGCTCGGCGACAGTAAAGTGAAactctttgggttgtggacaaaacaagacatttgaggatgtcatcttgggccTTTGTAAACACTTATCAAcaattttcaccattttctgacactgTATAGACGAAACAACCAATtaaataatcaagaaaataatcaacagtgGTTATTTACCTGTCCAGCAGTGTCCAGAAGCTGAACTTTGTACGGTGCTCCTTCTACTTGGACCTGACCTGTTAGGAACCAATAACATCATCGGTCAGTATCAATCAAGTTCACTTTATTATAGATTTATTTCAAACGTGAAAATCACACCCATACATGCACACAGCCTACAACAAGTATACAAGTTTAAATCAATCAAATGACACTAAAGTCTCTTCAGAACAACATATTCAGACTTGTATAACTGTAAACTTAATTGTTTATTAACTTGTAAGCAGTGGCACACAGCTGCTTATCAGTCATTTATTTCCTCCATGCTGAACCAAGACAAACACACCAGCCTCCATgcaaaaaaatgccatttttacTCCCACTCTGTACTCTACAATAAAAACTCCTGATGACTGACCTGAGAAGACGTCGAAACCGGTCTGCTGGTACTCGGCCGGGTATCCATTGGAGGTGTAGCTCACTATCATGCTCGTCTTCCCGACGGCTCCGTCCCCGACCAGCATGCAGCTGATGACCCCGG
This window harbors:
- the rhov gene encoding rho-related GTP-binding protein RhoV, encoding MPPNMDYFYHESRVPSACGLTREDELEPGVISCMLVGDGAVGKTSMIVSYTSNGYPAEYQQTGFDVFSGQVQVEGAPYKVQLLDTAGQEEFDEFRALSYAHTDVFLLCFSMVNPDSFHNITKKWVSDIRAHNPSAPIVLVGTQSDLLLDVNVLINLDRSNVKPVLSSRARSMAEKIRAADYIECSSLTQKNLKEAFDAAIFAAIKNKARKSKKRRFSDRRTKAFSRCSWKKFFCFI